The following coding sequences lie in one Streptomyces sp. NBC_00510 genomic window:
- a CDS encoding M14 family zinc carboxypeptidase produces the protein MRTRSLSIAAVGALILCGAAVAPMAQARDAGTAAAGADTVKVYRAEVTKSQIPLLLQAGQDAQELSERPPAQGTASVEVYLTGDQAEELRREGVRLTEHTLGAKAEARVQNAADKVFRPYSGKGGIKEEILATNRANPGLTKVVSIGKTTRGQDILALKLTKDAAKSKDGSKPSVLYMSNQHAREWITPEMTRRLMHHYLDNYRTDKRIKKLVDSTELWFLISANPDGYDYTFQSDDTRLWRKNLRDNNGDGVISAGDGVDLNRNFAYKWGYDNEGSSPNPASETYRGAGPNSEPETRALDAFQKRIDFRYGINYHSAAELLLYGVGWQVATDTPDDVLYKSLAGTPDNSAIPGYHPQVSSELYTTNGEADGHASNVNGLAMYTPEMSTCQTASDIDPDDQWVASDCQSGFNFPDDEKLIEQEFKKNVPFALSVAETASHPDVPSSSVGLDAADFTPGSFTTSYARGHDQEVSVVARKSLRDRELNYRVNGGRTKDEALRSWRGGETYGGEDNLYFDEYRAKVRDGDVGDKVEVWFTARTKSGKKVSSEHFTYTVAARPSADTLVVAEEGAPATQTTAYVDALKANGHRAAVWDVATQGAPDALGVLSHFRTVVHYTGAALPGNPTQLELRAYLNEGGKLIEAGERAGGNVALADGTPSNDFSQYYLGAYSRTSTTGATGFGGTGVLAGFTGPLGAATGNPLDTAGTYRVTSDWLAPATFPQFASKGAGRYTGSVGSDAPYAGSYMAAAVHTDDAYNRLTRTIDLTGVSAADSPTLRSRLLWSTEPGYDNAILEVHTVGADDWTTLPEAGGATSTTVPTECEAGFYIGEHPWLTHYLTPGADGCKATGTSGAWNSFTGASQGWQPVNFDLSAYAGKKVEVSLSYVTDPGSGGQGVQADETSLVIGGAVTETEGFETSLGPWTVTGPPAGSPPAQRDWVRTGPLTQGAVTTDDTVLLGFGLEHVTSASDRAALVRQALKALRR, from the coding sequence GTGAGAACCAGATCCTTATCGATCGCTGCAGTCGGTGCCCTCATCCTGTGCGGTGCGGCCGTCGCACCCATGGCCCAGGCCCGCGACGCGGGCACGGCCGCCGCCGGAGCGGACACCGTCAAGGTGTACCGCGCGGAAGTGACGAAGAGCCAGATCCCGTTGCTGCTCCAGGCCGGCCAGGACGCGCAGGAGCTGAGCGAGCGGCCGCCGGCGCAGGGCACGGCCTCGGTCGAGGTGTACCTCACCGGCGATCAGGCGGAGGAACTGCGGCGCGAGGGCGTGCGGCTCACCGAGCACACGCTCGGCGCCAAGGCCGAGGCGCGGGTGCAGAACGCGGCCGACAAGGTGTTCCGCCCCTACAGCGGCAAGGGCGGCATCAAGGAGGAGATCCTCGCCACCAACCGCGCGAACCCCGGGCTGACGAAGGTCGTCTCGATCGGCAAGACCACGCGCGGGCAGGACATCCTCGCCCTCAAACTCACCAAGGACGCCGCGAAGTCCAAGGACGGCTCGAAGCCCTCCGTGCTGTACATGTCCAACCAGCACGCACGCGAGTGGATCACGCCGGAGATGACCCGCCGGCTGATGCACCACTACCTGGACAACTACCGCACCGACAAGCGGATCAAGAAGCTCGTCGACTCCACCGAGCTGTGGTTCCTGATATCCGCGAACCCCGACGGCTACGACTACACCTTCCAGAGCGACGACACCCGCCTGTGGCGCAAGAACCTGCGGGACAACAACGGCGACGGCGTCATATCCGCGGGCGACGGCGTCGACCTGAACCGCAACTTCGCCTACAAGTGGGGCTACGACAACGAGGGTTCGTCCCCGAACCCGGCCAGCGAGACCTACCGCGGCGCCGGCCCGAACTCCGAGCCGGAGACGCGGGCGCTGGACGCGTTCCAGAAGCGCATCGACTTCAGGTACGGCATCAACTACCACTCCGCCGCCGAGCTGCTGCTCTACGGGGTCGGCTGGCAGGTGGCCACGGACACCCCCGACGACGTCCTGTACAAGTCACTGGCCGGCACGCCGGACAACTCCGCCATCCCCGGCTACCACCCGCAGGTGTCGTCCGAGCTGTACACCACCAACGGCGAGGCCGACGGACACGCGTCCAACGTGAACGGCCTGGCGATGTACACGCCCGAGATGTCGACGTGCCAGACCGCGTCCGACATCGACCCGGACGACCAGTGGGTGGCCTCCGACTGCCAGTCGGGGTTCAACTTCCCCGACGACGAGAAGCTGATCGAGCAGGAGTTCAAGAAGAACGTCCCGTTCGCGCTCTCCGTGGCCGAGACGGCCTCCCACCCCGACGTCCCCTCCTCCTCCGTGGGCCTGGACGCCGCCGACTTCACCCCGGGGTCCTTCACCACCTCCTACGCGCGCGGCCACGACCAGGAGGTCTCGGTGGTCGCCCGGAAGTCACTGCGCGACAGGGAGCTCAACTACCGCGTCAACGGCGGCCGCACGAAGGACGAAGCGCTGCGCTCCTGGCGGGGCGGCGAGACCTACGGCGGTGAGGACAACCTCTACTTCGACGAGTACCGCGCGAAGGTCCGCGACGGGGACGTCGGCGACAAGGTCGAGGTGTGGTTCACCGCCCGGACCAAGAGCGGCAAGAAGGTCTCCAGCGAGCACTTCACCTACACCGTGGCCGCCCGTCCCTCGGCCGACACCCTCGTCGTCGCCGAGGAGGGCGCACCCGCCACGCAGACCACGGCGTACGTCGACGCCCTGAAGGCGAACGGCCACCGCGCGGCCGTGTGGGACGTCGCCACCCAAGGCGCGCCCGACGCGCTCGGGGTCCTCTCGCACTTCCGCACCGTCGTGCACTACACGGGCGCGGCCCTGCCGGGCAATCCCACCCAGCTCGAACTGCGCGCCTACCTCAACGAGGGCGGCAAGCTGATCGAGGCGGGCGAGCGGGCGGGCGGCAACGTGGCCCTGGCCGACGGCACCCCCTCGAACGACTTCAGCCAGTACTACCTGGGCGCGTACTCGCGTACGTCGACCACCGGGGCCACCGGCTTCGGCGGCACGGGCGTGCTGGCCGGCTTCACCGGTCCGCTCGGCGCCGCCACCGGCAACCCGCTGGACACGGCGGGCACCTACCGGGTGACCTCCGACTGGCTGGCGCCCGCCACGTTCCCGCAGTTCGCGAGCAAGGGAGCCGGCCGTTACACCGGGTCCGTCGGCTCGGACGCGCCCTACGCGGGCTCGTACATGGCGGCCGCCGTCCACACCGACGACGCCTACAACCGGCTCACCCGGACGATCGACCTCACCGGCGTGAGCGCGGCCGACTCGCCCACCCTCCGCTCCCGCCTCCTGTGGAGCACCGAGCCCGGCTACGACAACGCGATCCTGGAGGTCCACACCGTCGGCGCCGACGACTGGACCACCCTCCCCGAGGCGGGCGGCGCCACCAGCACCACCGTGCCCACCGAGTGCGAGGCCGGGTTCTACATCGGCGAGCACCCGTGGCTGACGCACTACCTGACCCCGGGCGCGGACGGCTGCAAGGCGACCGGCACCTCGGGCGCCTGGAACAGCTTCACGGGCGCGTCCCAGGGCTGGCAGCCGGTGAACTTCGACCTGAGCGCCTACGCGGGCAAGAAGGTCGAGGTCTCACTCAGCTACGTCACCGACCCGGGCTCCGGCGGCCAGGGCGTCCAGGCCGACGAGACCTCGCTGGTCATCGGCGGCGCGGTCACCGAGACCGAGGGCTTCGAGACCTCCCTCGGCCCCTGGACCGTCACCGGCCCGCCCGCGGGCAGCCCGCCCGCCCAGCGGGACTGGGTGCGCACCGGCCCGCTGACGCAGGGTGCCGTCACCACGGACGACACCGTGCTGCTGGGCTTCGGCCTCGAGCACGTCACCTCGGCGTCCGACCGCGCGGCACTGGTCCGTCAGGCCCTCAAGGCACTCCGCCGATGA
- a CDS encoding serine/threonine-protein phosphatase, translating to MTDVEQFEERRDEGKPLRYLAVASVVAWILAVCAVCVILPLYSHPSLACGLAPLITAGTAAMVLGRVKDRYRCRAARAHAVSDTVRRVLLRPLPGRIGALGLASIYRPCGGRGQVGGDLYAVARAGEATRLIIGDVCGKGLPTFEDVAAVLGAFREWAPRAATLAELSARLEESFLFHLADSDDLSREKDERFVTALLLEVRDGEPFARMVNHGHPPPIRARRGSVALVAGCPAPPLGLYGLRDCGAMEERFELCPGDTLLLYTDGLMEARDAAGRCYPLLERATTWRWIREGTPGHVCLPDVLGEILEDVVEHSGALPEDDLAMVALTRVEEPGAAVLSRSAGEAWREDAEQWRHG from the coding sequence ATGACCGACGTCGAACAGTTCGAGGAGCGGCGGGACGAGGGTAAACCGCTGCGGTACCTGGCCGTCGCGAGCGTCGTGGCATGGATCCTCGCGGTGTGCGCGGTATGTGTGATCCTGCCGCTGTACTCCCACCCGAGCCTCGCGTGCGGCCTCGCGCCGCTGATCACCGCGGGGACCGCGGCGATGGTGCTCGGACGCGTGAAGGACCGCTACCGCTGCCGGGCGGCGCGGGCGCACGCCGTGTCCGACACCGTCCGGCGGGTCCTGCTGCGGCCGCTCCCCGGGCGCATCGGCGCGCTGGGGCTCGCCTCCATCTACCGTCCCTGCGGGGGCCGGGGACAGGTCGGCGGTGACCTGTACGCGGTCGCGCGCGCGGGCGAGGCGACCCGCCTGATCATCGGTGACGTGTGCGGCAAGGGCCTGCCCACGTTCGAGGACGTCGCGGCCGTGCTCGGTGCCTTCCGGGAGTGGGCGCCGCGCGCCGCGACCCTGGCGGAGCTGTCGGCGCGGCTGGAGGAGAGCTTCCTGTTCCACCTGGCCGACAGCGACGACCTCTCACGCGAGAAGGACGAACGTTTCGTGACGGCGCTTCTGCTGGAGGTGCGGGACGGCGAGCCGTTCGCCCGCATGGTCAACCACGGCCATCCGCCGCCCATACGGGCCCGCCGGGGGAGCGTCGCGCTGGTGGCGGGCTGCCCGGCTCCCCCTTTGGGCCTGTACGGTCTGCGGGACTGCGGAGCCATGGAGGAACGCTTCGAACTGTGCCCCGGGGACACGCTGTTGCTCTACACCGACGGGCTCATGGAGGCCCGCGACGCCGCCGGGCGGTGCTACCCGCTGCTGGAACGCGCCACGACGTGGCGGTGGATCCGCGAGGGCACACCGGGCCACGTGTGCCTGCCGGATGTGCTGGGGGAGATCCTCGAGGATGTCGTCGAGCACTCAGGCGCGCTTCCCGAGGACGACCTGGCGATGGTCGCCCTGACCCGTGTCGAGGAACCGGGGGCGGCTGTGCTGTCCAGGTCGGCCGGTGAGGCCTGGCGCGAGGACGCGGAGCAGTGGCGGCACGGTTGA
- a CDS encoding TetR family transcriptional regulator, producing the protein MSDGAGRRARRSSTRTRILTAALELFAAKGYSGTTLRAIAGRADVDPAMIRYFFDGKDALFRDAVSSRIDLSTLFDGPTAEEAKAAPMSRGERMARTFLPVWEDESTRPALVAVYRTGMSDGPIARTLRDRVQAALASCLGRIAPEETERSPMFASLVSAQLTGLVMLRYVFPAEPLASLDVEELTKLLALAVDVPEARQHGVSARHERGTSYSCR; encoded by the coding sequence ATGAGCGACGGCGCCGGCCGCCGTGCCCGGAGGAGCAGCACCAGGACCAGGATCCTCACGGCCGCGCTCGAACTCTTCGCCGCCAAGGGGTACTCGGGCACCACGTTGCGCGCGATCGCCGGGCGCGCCGACGTGGACCCCGCGATGATCCGCTACTTCTTCGACGGCAAGGACGCCCTCTTCCGGGACGCGGTGTCCTCCCGCATCGACCTGTCCACCCTCTTCGACGGGCCCACGGCCGAGGAGGCGAAGGCCGCTCCCATGAGCCGGGGCGAGCGGATGGCCCGGACGTTCCTCCCCGTCTGGGAGGACGAGTCGACCCGCCCGGCACTGGTCGCGGTGTACCGGACCGGCATGTCGGACGGGCCGATCGCCAGGACGCTCCGCGACCGTGTCCAAGCGGCCCTCGCCTCGTGCCTGGGCCGGATCGCCCCGGAGGAGACCGAGCGGTCACCGATGTTCGCGTCCTTGGTGTCCGCCCAACTGACCGGCCTGGTCATGCTGCGCTACGTCTTCCCGGCGGAACCGCTGGCCTCACTGGACGTCGAGGAGCTGACGAAGCTGCTCGCCCTCGCCGTCGACGTTCCCGAGGCCCGGCAGCATGGGGTGTCGGCGCGTCACGAGCGCGGAACGAGTTATTCCTGCCGATAG
- a CDS encoding ABC transporter substrate-binding protein — MRNRVQRLALPLSATLTAVVVAGCGTGGSDGEASGKSVTMGITDKVTAVDPAAGYDVGSWIVFNNVFQSLLSFPKGATKPDPEAAESCKFTDPVSKTFDCTLRQGLKFSNGEALTSEDVKFSFERTIKINDENGPAVLLDAIKTIDTPSPERVVFHLKYSDATFPMKIASGAGSIVDHTQYPADKLRTDGKATGSGPYKLDSYEAGKQAVFSVNGDYQGTAEIRNSGMTMKFFGDEPALKEAVEDGSVDLAYRGLDSADIASLQRSSIAGDTGIQVVEGTGAEVQHLVFNLKDPVVGDKAVRRAVAYLIDRKAFIRDVYQRTATPLYSIVPAGITGHNTAFFDRYGEGGDRAGAQAALAQAGITSKVSFTLWATPVRFGPGTVAELKAIAKQLNDSGLFDVDVKSADADQYAKDIEAGKYAVYVRGWVPDYPDPDNFTAPFFGDGNVLSNNYVNKKITGELIPRTAAEDGRAATSADFEELQGEVADDVPIIPLWQGKQYVVSKDNINGLEWTLDPSTIFRFWEIQKGVTQ, encoded by the coding sequence GTGAGGAATCGAGTCCAGCGACTGGCGCTCCCGCTCTCCGCGACCTTGACGGCGGTCGTGGTCGCCGGCTGCGGTACGGGAGGGTCGGACGGCGAGGCCTCCGGGAAGTCCGTCACGATGGGGATCACCGACAAGGTGACGGCCGTTGATCCGGCCGCCGGTTACGACGTCGGCTCCTGGATCGTGTTCAACAACGTCTTCCAGTCGCTGCTCAGCTTCCCCAAGGGCGCCACCAAGCCCGATCCCGAGGCGGCCGAGAGCTGCAAGTTCACCGACCCGGTCAGCAAGACGTTCGACTGCACGCTGCGGCAGGGTCTGAAGTTCAGCAACGGTGAGGCGCTGACGTCGGAGGACGTGAAGTTCTCCTTCGAGCGCACCATCAAGATCAATGACGAGAACGGTCCGGCGGTGCTGCTGGACGCGATCAAGACGATCGACACGCCCTCGCCGGAGCGGGTGGTGTTCCACCTGAAGTACTCCGACGCGACGTTCCCGATGAAGATCGCCTCGGGTGCGGGCTCGATCGTGGACCACACGCAGTACCCGGCGGACAAGCTGCGCACGGACGGCAAGGCGACGGGTTCGGGCCCGTACAAGCTGGACTCCTACGAGGCCGGCAAGCAGGCGGTGTTCTCGGTCAACGGGGACTACCAGGGCACGGCGGAGATCCGTAACTCCGGCATGACGATGAAGTTCTTCGGTGACGAGCCGGCGTTGAAGGAGGCGGTGGAGGACGGGTCGGTGGACCTGGCCTACCGTGGTCTGGACTCCGCCGACATCGCCTCGCTGCAGCGTAGTTCGATAGCCGGCGACACCGGGATCCAGGTCGTGGAGGGCACCGGCGCCGAGGTCCAGCACCTGGTGTTCAACCTCAAGGACCCGGTGGTGGGCGACAAGGCCGTGCGGCGCGCGGTGGCCTATCTGATCGACCGCAAGGCGTTCATCCGGGACGTCTACCAGCGCACCGCGACCCCGTTGTACTCGATCGTGCCAGCCGGTATCACCGGTCACAACACCGCGTTCTTCGACCGCTACGGCGAGGGTGGCGACCGGGCCGGGGCGCAGGCGGCGCTGGCGCAGGCGGGGATCACGAGCAAGGTGTCCTTCACGCTGTGGGCGACGCCGGTGCGGTTCGGGCCGGGTACCGTGGCGGAGCTGAAGGCGATCGCCAAGCAGCTCAACGACAGCGGGCTGTTCGACGTGGACGTCAAGAGCGCCGACGCCGACCAGTACGCCAAGGATATCGAGGCCGGCAAGTACGCCGTGTACGTGCGTGGCTGGGTGCCGGACTACCCGGACCCGGACAACTTCACCGCCCCGTTCTTCGGTGACGGCAACGTGCTGTCCAACAACTACGTCAACAAGAAGATCACCGGCGAGCTCATCCCGCGCACCGCCGCCGAGGACGGCCGCGCCGCGACCAGCGCCGACTTCGAGGAACTGCAGGGCGAGGTGGCCGACGACGTCCCGATCATCCCGCTGTGGCAGGGCAAGCAGTACGTGGTGTCCAAGGACAACATCAACGGCCTGGAGTGGACCCTCGACCCGTCCACCATCTTCCGCTTCTGGGAGATCCAGAAGGGTGTGACCCAGTAG
- a CDS encoding CehA/McbA family metallohydrolase: protein MVIAGTAVAAVGVGAGTAEAVTGSALEPNGKVKAVGGSSVLNRAKAPRGKWLAGDTHVHDDHSSDGSGPRQTSHQTLPGNLPVGDQIAQGEKAGLDFMPLTDHRTYDQVWDPQWKSSKLLLLPGEEANGSPHAIVLGNVDVIVDGANPSGSAAFRHVQQSVWDVHAQGAVWSQAHPDDGEYTPATGPNANASVQGADLVEVLNVSTGPDEQVEYAENRWNAGFRFGVAAASDCHFRELWDIDAPGTPTTHVFAAKRSVLGILDGFRSGRTTVAQNTAGPFLTIEADVDGDGVFEAIGGDEVVVADRKLPKKATLRVNVRGGKGTTVHVYAAPGRSAGPIASYRPQRANESYELPLVLKGTDHGWYRAEARSPGSTSGSDADPNLPDQLRGATSPVFVSVGAPADPRPEIALPAADTADDKAAFVTGDPGAFTGFSDVAVVGDVTHVVAEVHENQASKVVYRRLNGKGRITESVTLSGRSATARFPRIVATSHDVWVAWQDEQGKEQPHRPAILLAHSADGGGSFKAPTKISKGKGRAVHPALALVDDKHPLVAWSDNGEGAFDVYAQIVGLDKAAVNISAAGKATSPGVPGDARSPRYPASLFPVVAVHDGKHAVISWQDDRYDPDPLWTGHTPPAGQPAAGGTDPDNWQVLASVRRAPGRGWSAPVQVSRVSDRSDRHPGLTVDRDGTFVAIWESGALQSSGSNLQLRAGRSTDGGTTWTAFENVALDTEAMSQRAKLGVDPDGTVRAVWYDSRSTDWRWKVFTATLDREKGWSGATQVSHQGNSTWPALHRGVVVFTSDRGATRTQRDETQQIFRAKLV, encoded by the coding sequence GTGGTCATAGCGGGTACCGCCGTCGCGGCGGTCGGCGTCGGTGCGGGCACCGCCGAGGCGGTCACCGGATCCGCCCTCGAGCCGAACGGCAAGGTCAAGGCGGTGGGCGGGAGCTCCGTGCTCAACCGGGCCAAGGCACCCAGGGGCAAGTGGCTCGCGGGTGACACCCACGTCCACGACGACCACTCGTCGGACGGCAGCGGGCCCCGGCAGACCTCGCACCAGACCCTGCCCGGGAACCTTCCCGTCGGCGACCAGATCGCCCAGGGCGAGAAGGCCGGCCTCGACTTCATGCCCCTGACCGACCACCGGACGTACGACCAGGTCTGGGACCCCCAGTGGAAGTCGTCCAAACTGCTGTTGCTCCCGGGTGAGGAGGCGAACGGCTCGCCCCACGCCATCGTGCTGGGCAACGTGGACGTGATCGTGGACGGCGCCAACCCGTCCGGTTCCGCGGCCTTCCGCCACGTACAGCAGTCGGTCTGGGACGTGCACGCGCAAGGGGCGGTGTGGTCGCAGGCGCACCCCGACGACGGTGAGTACACGCCGGCGACAGGCCCGAACGCCAACGCCAGCGTCCAGGGCGCGGACCTCGTCGAGGTGCTCAACGTGTCCACCGGGCCGGACGAGCAGGTCGAGTACGCGGAGAACCGCTGGAACGCGGGTTTCCGCTTCGGGGTGGCGGCGGCGAGCGACTGCCATTTCCGCGAGCTGTGGGACATCGACGCCCCCGGGACGCCCACCACCCACGTCTTCGCGGCGAAGCGTTCGGTCCTGGGCATCCTCGACGGGTTCCGCAGCGGCCGTACGACGGTCGCGCAGAACACCGCGGGGCCCTTCCTGACCATCGAGGCCGACGTCGACGGTGACGGCGTGTTCGAGGCGATCGGCGGCGACGAGGTGGTCGTGGCCGACCGCAAGCTGCCCAAGAAGGCCACGCTGCGTGTGAACGTCAGGGGCGGCAAGGGGACCACCGTCCACGTCTACGCGGCTCCCGGTCGTTCGGCGGGCCCCATCGCGAGCTACCGGCCGCAGCGGGCCAACGAGAGCTACGAGCTGCCGCTCGTGCTGAAGGGCACCGACCACGGCTGGTACCGGGCCGAGGCCCGGTCCCCCGGCAGCACCTCCGGTTCCGACGCCGACCCGAACCTGCCCGACCAGCTCCGCGGTGCCACCTCGCCCGTCTTCGTCTCCGTCGGTGCTCCGGCCGACCCCCGGCCCGAGATCGCGCTGCCGGCCGCCGACACCGCCGACGACAAGGCGGCGTTCGTCACCGGCGACCCGGGCGCGTTCACCGGCTTCTCCGATGTCGCGGTCGTGGGCGACGTCACGCACGTCGTGGCGGAGGTGCACGAGAACCAGGCGAGCAAGGTGGTCTACCGCCGGCTCAACGGCAAGGGCAGGATCACCGAGTCCGTCACCCTGTCCGGCCGTTCGGCGACCGCGCGGTTCCCGCGGATCGTCGCGACATCCCATGACGTGTGGGTGGCCTGGCAGGACGAGCAGGGCAAGGAGCAGCCGCACCGTCCGGCGATCCTCCTGGCGCACAGCGCCGACGGCGGCGGCTCCTTCAAGGCCCCGACCAAGATCAGCAAGGGCAAGGGGCGTGCCGTCCACCCGGCACTGGCACTGGTCGACGACAAGCATCCGCTGGTCGCCTGGTCCGACAACGGCGAAGGCGCGTTCGACGTGTACGCGCAGATCGTCGGCCTCGACAAGGCCGCGGTGAACATCTCCGCGGCGGGCAAGGCGACCAGTCCGGGCGTGCCCGGCGATGCGCGCTCGCCGCGCTACCCCGCCTCGCTGTTCCCGGTCGTCGCCGTCCACGACGGCAAGCACGCCGTGATCAGCTGGCAGGACGACCGCTACGACCCGGACCCGTTGTGGACCGGTCACACCCCGCCCGCGGGCCAGCCGGCCGCCGGCGGTACGGACCCGGACAACTGGCAGGTCCTGGCGTCGGTACGCAGGGCGCCGGGCCGCGGCTGGAGCGCTCCGGTCCAGGTCAGCAGGGTCAGTGACCGCTCGGACAGGCACCCGGGCCTGACCGTGGACCGGGACGGAACGTTCGTCGCGATCTGGGAGAGCGGTGCGCTCCAGAGCTCCGGCTCCAACCTCCAGCTCCGGGCCGGCCGGTCCACCGACGGCGGCACGACCTGGACGGCGTTCGAGAACGTCGCCCTCGACACCGAAGCGATGAGCCAGCGGGCCAAGCTCGGCGTGGACCCTGACGGCACGGTCCGCGCGGTCTGGTACGACTCCCGCTCGACCGACTGGCGCTGGAAGGTCTTCACCGCCACCCTCGACCGCGAGAAGGGCTGGTCCGGCGCCACCCAGGTGAGCCATCAGGGCAACAGCACCTGGCCCGCCCTGCACCGTGGCGTCGTGGTGTTCACCAGCGACCGCGGCGCGACACGTACACAGCGCGACGAGACGCAGCAGATCTTCCGGGCGAAGCTGGTCTGA
- a CDS encoding manganese efflux pump MntP family protein: MSIALGTVPFGLKRAVQVALTFGLWDAVMPLVGLLIGRQIGESVGDVADLVGAAALGGYGLYLVISALRNPEPNELDHPWALFGIPLTLSLDNLFAGASLGILGLSPWFSAAVFGIMTAVMSLVGLQLGRAAARLIRIRSDLLSGVTLIIAAAALPLWFGG; encoded by the coding sequence GTGTCGATCGCGCTCGGCACCGTCCCGTTCGGTCTGAAGCGCGCGGTCCAGGTCGCGCTGACCTTCGGACTGTGGGACGCGGTCATGCCCCTGGTCGGGCTGTTGATCGGTCGCCAGATCGGGGAATCCGTCGGGGACGTCGCCGACTTGGTGGGTGCGGCCGCTCTGGGTGGGTACGGTCTCTACCTCGTCATCTCGGCCCTTCGGAACCCCGAGCCGAACGAGTTGGACCATCCGTGGGCGCTGTTCGGCATCCCGCTGACGCTGAGCCTGGACAACCTGTTCGCCGGGGCGAGCCTGGGGATTCTCGGGCTCTCGCCGTGGTTTTCGGCCGCCGTCTTCGGAATCATGACGGCGGTGATGTCGCTGGTCGGGCTGCAGTTGGGGCGGGCCGCGGCGCGTCTCATCCGGATCCGTTCGGACCTGCTGAGCGGGGTCACCTTGATCATCGCCGCTGCCGCGCTGCCGTTGTGGTTCGGCGGCTAG
- a CDS encoding class I SAM-dependent methyltransferase, with protein sequence MNHPRPHAADHAAPHVHEHDHDHDTAVQAEILDLDAAVLAEHNASITAWLPVENSPRRIVDLGCGTGAGTLALLRRFPAAQVTAVDSSAPHLRRLQAKAAAAGVVDRVRLVEADLDAAAWPDLGTPELVWASASLHHMTEPDQTLRQVHDLLAPGGLFAVVELAGFPRFLPGDAPQDAPGLEERCHAALDHHHAEHIPHRGADWGTKLTKAGFTIEGERTLTIDVAPPPTDTVRRYALSSLRRMRTTVASALTADDLTALDRLLDAEGPDGIPRRTDVGVRTERTVWAARRA encoded by the coding sequence ATGAATCACCCCCGCCCGCACGCAGCGGACCATGCCGCGCCCCACGTCCACGAGCACGATCACGATCACGACACTGCCGTTCAGGCGGAGATCCTCGACCTGGACGCGGCAGTGCTCGCCGAACACAACGCGTCCATCACGGCCTGGCTGCCCGTCGAGAACAGCCCCCGCCGCATCGTGGACCTGGGCTGCGGGACGGGAGCGGGAACCCTCGCCCTCCTTCGGCGCTTCCCCGCGGCACAGGTGACGGCCGTCGACTCCTCGGCCCCGCACCTGCGCCGCCTGCAGGCGAAGGCAGCCGCAGCCGGAGTGGTCGACCGCGTGCGCCTGGTCGAGGCCGACCTCGACGCGGCGGCCTGGCCCGACCTCGGCACCCCGGAACTGGTGTGGGCCTCGGCCTCCCTGCACCACATGACCGAGCCCGACCAGACCCTGCGCCAGGTCCACGACCTGCTCGCCCCGGGCGGACTGTTCGCCGTCGTCGAGCTGGCCGGCTTCCCCCGCTTCCTGCCCGGGGACGCCCCGCAGGACGCCCCGGGCCTGGAGGAGCGCTGCCATGCCGCACTCGACCACCACCACGCCGAGCACATCCCCCACCGCGGCGCCGACTGGGGGACCAAGCTGACGAAGGCCGGCTTCACCATCGAGGGCGAACGGACCCTGACCATCGACGTCGCCCCGCCCCCCACCGACACCGTCCGCCGCTACGCACTCAGCAGCCTGCGCCGCATGCGCACCACCGTCGCCTCCGCCCTGACGGCGGACGACCTCACCGCCCTCGACCGGCTGCTCGACGCAGAAGGCCCCGACGGCATCCCGCGCCGCACCGACGTGGGCGTCCGCACCGAGCGCACGGTCTGGGCCGCCCGCCGGGCGTGA
- a CDS encoding XRE family transcriptional regulator yields MTQDDGDLDRLVRKRIRALRVAQGWSLEDLAARANVSQSTLSRIENGQRRLALDQLVTLARALDTSLDQLVETASDDVVSHPTIDRARGQMRWPIKAEPGMTVIRQRMTNPPPDHPSGMRAHPGREWLVVLSGTAVLLLGNRRLRIETNQAAEFPTMLPHAIGAEGGPCEILGIFDRDARRGHQRGEATGKASP; encoded by the coding sequence ATGACGCAAGACGATGGTGATCTGGACAGACTGGTGCGCAAGCGCATCCGCGCCCTGCGCGTGGCCCAGGGCTGGTCCCTGGAGGACCTGGCCGCGCGCGCCAACGTCAGTCAGTCCACGCTCTCCCGCATCGAGAACGGGCAGCGGCGCCTGGCACTGGACCAGCTCGTCACCCTTGCCCGCGCCCTGGACACCTCCCTGGACCAGCTGGTGGAGACCGCGTCGGACGACGTCGTCTCCCACCCGACGATCGACCGGGCGCGCGGGCAGATGCGCTGGCCGATCAAGGCGGAACCCGGCATGACCGTCATCCGGCAGCGCATGACGAACCCGCCGCCCGACCATCCCTCGGGCATGCGCGCCCACCCCGGCCGTGAATGGCTCGTCGTCCTGTCCGGCACCGCGGTCCTGCTCCTGGGCAACCGGCGCCTGCGGATCGAGACCAACCAGGCGGCGGAGTTCCCCACGATGCTCCCGCACGCCATCGGCGCCGAGGGCGGGCCCTGCGAGATCCTGGGCATCTTCGACCGCGACGCCCGCCGCGGCCACCAGCGCGGCGAGGCGACGGGGAAGGCGTCACCGTGA